Proteins found in one Vulpes vulpes isolate BD-2025 chromosome 13, VulVul3, whole genome shotgun sequence genomic segment:
- the SLC10A5 gene encoding LOW QUALITY PROTEIN: sodium/bile acid cotransporter 5 (The sequence of the model RefSeq protein was modified relative to this genomic sequence to represent the inferred CDS: inserted 8 bases in 6 codons; substituted 5 bases at 5 genomic stop codons) — protein MEERDGFKKTHITISKLVTALLLSFVTWDXARKSFLGVLNIEKTEMLFFTKTEETISVRSSYGDEXANSSYLFLQXGDLKLLQVMNVNKTLSXNLVTDEDGETNLTVQLWDSEGRQDSRNNVKVLKQRKDSLFKASIHIDXNSRCLFYQHTFGCYIGLQVFQKVXKRPLPIILGAVAQYFFMPFYGFLWTQILALXGAFGFVMTCTCPGGVRXLFLLLLEGNFTLAILITCASAFLALIMMLANSYIYCRMLRLSCTFNTPVSKIIYTXFILISVGIVNCRIPEKANFLERIRTMNFILISVGIXVTFRMFLKIVNIEVLLLGVXVPALDLLGYSFAKISVLPLLVCKPIAVKSGILVSQLLPLFSSFSQSKTNLASVAFFTVVMSSGCERLLFPFCSTRLRKLCPYHRI, from the exons ATGGAAGAAAGAGATGGCTTTAAGAAAACACACAT aACAATTAGCAAACTTGTTACTGCTCTGCTTTTGTCATTTGTGACCTGGG AAGCAAGGAAGTCATTTCTCGGTGTTCTGAATATAGAAAAGACCGAAATGCTATTTTTCACAAAGACTGAAGAAACTATCAGTGTAAGATCAAGTTATGGAGATG TGGCCAACTCTAGCTATCTCTTCTTGCAATGAGGAGATCTTAAACTGCTGCAAGTGATGAATGTGAATAAAACCTTAT GGAATCTTGTGACAGATGAAGATGGAGAGACAAATTTGACTGTTCAACTATGGGATTCTGAAGGTAGGCAAGATTCAAGAAATAATGTTAAAGTGcttaaacaaagaaaagacagtcttttcaaggCATCAATACATATTGACTGAAATTCTAGATGCTTATTCTACCAACATACATTTGGTTGCTATATTGGGTTGCAGGTGTTTCAAAAAGTATGAAAGAGACCTTTGCCAATAATTCTTGGGGCAGTTGCACAATATTTTTTTATGCCATTTTATGGATTTCTCTGGACACAGATTTTGGCAT TAGGAGCTTTTGGATTTGTAATGACCTGCACATGTCCAGGAGGAGTGAG TCTGTTTCTTCTGCTTCTAGAAGGAAATTTCACTTTGGCCATTTTGATAACTTGTGCATCAGCATTCTTGGCACTGATAATGATGTTGGCTAATTCTTACATATACTGTAGGATGTTACGGTTATCATGTACGTTTAATACTCCtgtttctaaaattatatatac tTTCATACTTATATCAGTTGGAATAGTCAACTGTAGAATACCTGAAAAAGCAAACTTCCTGGAGAGAATTAgaactatgaattttattttaatatctgtagggATTTAGGTGACTTTCAGAATGTTTCTAAAAATAGTTAACATAGAGGTGCTATTATTGGGTGTCTAAGTTCCTGCTTTGGATTTGCTTGGGTACTCCTTTGCTAAAATTTCTGTGTTGCCTCTTCTTGTTTGTAAACCCATTGCTGTCAAAAGTGGTATACTAGTTTCTCAGCTCTTGCCATTGTTCAGCTCTTTTTCACAGTCCAAGACCAACTTAGCTTCTGTGGCTTTTTTTACAGTGGTCATGAGTTCTGGATGTGAAAGGTTactatttcctttctgttctacAAGGCTAAGAAAGTTGTGTCCTTATCAtagaatatga